From Triticum aestivum cultivar Chinese Spring chromosome 4A, IWGSC CS RefSeq v2.1, whole genome shotgun sequence, a single genomic window includes:
- the LOC123085100 gene encoding branched-chain-amino-acid aminotransferase 2, chloroplastic: protein MAVLSSARRLLPWGRAPAGGVSGGLRALLGTDGGGGRSLLPSRWKSSQPQLDPVDRSDEEGGGDIDWDNLGFGLTPTDYMYVMRCSQEEGGFSRGELARYGNIELSPSSGVLNYGQGLFEGLKAYRRADGPGYMLFRPEENARRMQHGAGRMCMPAPSVEQFVHAVKQTVLANRRWVPPQGKGALYLRPLLIGSGAILGLAPAPEYTFMIYAAPVGTYFKEGMAAINLLVEEEIHRAMPGGTGGVKTISNYAPVLKAQMDARSKGFADVLYLDSVHKRYVEEASSCNLFVVKGGAVATPATEGTILPGVTRRSIIELARDSGYQVEERLVSIDDLVSADEVFCTGTAVGVTPVSTITYQGTRYEFRTGEDTLSKKLYTALTSIQMGLAEDKKGWTVAVD from the exons ATGGCTGTGCTGTCGTCTGCGAGGCGCCTCCTCCCGTGGGGCCGCGCCCCGGCCGGCGGGGTCAGCGGCGGCCTCCGAGCTCTACTCGGGACG GACGGAGGCGGCGGCCGCTCTCTTCTCCCGTCCCGGTGGAAGTCGTCGCAGCCGCAGCTGGACCCCGTCGACAG GTCCGacgaggagggcggcggcgacatCGACTGGGACAACCTCGGCTTCGGGCTCACCCCGACCGACTACATGTACGTCATGCGGTGCTCGCAGGAGGAGGGCGGCTTCTCCCGCGGCGAGCTCGCCCGCTACGGCAACATCGAGCTCAGCCCCTCCTCCGGCGTGCTCAACTACGGGCAGGGGCTGTTCGAGGGGCTCAAGGCGTACCGGAGGGCGGACGGGCCCGGGTACATGCTGTTCCGGCCGGAGGAGAACGCGCGGCGGATGCAGCACGGCGCCGGGCGCATGTGCATGCCGGCCCCGTCCGTCGAGCAGTTCGTGCACGCCGTCAAGCAGACCGTCCTCGCCAACAGGCGCTGG GTGCCGCCGCAGGGAAAGGGGGCGCTGTACCTCAGGCCGCTGCTCATCGGGAGCGGGGCGATCCTCGGGCTGGCGCCGGCGCCCGAGTATACCTTCATGATCTACGCGGCGCCCGTGGGCACATATTTCAAGGAAGGCATGGCGGCGATAAACCTGCTGGTCGAGGAGGAGATCCACCGCGCCATGCCGGGCGGCACCGGCGGGGTCAAGACCATCTCCAACTACGCGCCG GTGCTCAAGGCGCAGATGGACGCGAGGAGCAAGGGGTTCGCGGACGTGCTGTACCTGGACTCGGTCCACAAGAGGTACGTGGAGGAGGCCTCCTCCTGCAACCTCTTCGTCGTGAAGGGCGGCGCCGTCGCGACGCCGGCGACGGAGGGGACCATCCTGCCGGGGGTCACGCGTCGGAGCATCATCGAGCTCGCCAGAGACAGCGGCTACCAG GTCGAAGAGCGCCTCGTCTCCATCGACGATCTCGTCAGTGCCGACGAAGTGTTCTGCACGGGAACGGCCGTCGGCGTCACCCCGGTGTCCACCATCACCTACCAAGGGACAAG GTACGAGTTCAGGACCGGGGAGGACACGTTGTCGAAGAAGCTTTACACGGCTCTGACGTCGATCCAGATGGGCCTGGCGGAGGACAAGAAGGGATGGACGGTCGCGGTTGATTGA